The genomic stretch accaattgggcacatttgggcagtcttgatacataattttgaacagatatgcaatggttcattggatcagtctaaaactttgcacatacattgcTTCCATCTAGTAGCCAAactctaaattgcgcctgggctggaataatacattttggcctttctcttacatttcatttcattgtttgtattatcttttaccagatctaatgtgttatattatcctacattaatttcacatttccacaaacttcaaaatgtttcctttcaaatggtatcaagaatatgcatatccttgcttcaggtcctgagcttcaggcagttagatttgggggtcattttaggcgaaaattttaaAAACGGGTCAGATCCTTAAGAAGGTACAGGACtaccaacaaggcaggtcctacaggccctagtttttgtCACACCTgcactactgttcagtcgtgtggtcaggtgccacaaagagggatttAGGAAAaatgcaattggctcagaacagggcagtacgGCTAGCCCTTGGATGTAGACAGAGAGCTAAcagtaataatatgcatgtctgtGTGAGCTGTCTGTTTGACCTAGTGGCACACAGCTTGGAAACCCATGCCTACCCCACAAAACATgctaccagaggtctcttcacagtccccaagtccataaCAGACTATGGGCGACGCACAgtcctacatagagccatgacRACATGGAACTCTcatccacatcaagtaactcatgcaagcagtaaaattagatttaaaaaacagataaaaatacaccttatggaacagcggggactgtgaagcaacacaaacataggcacagacacatgcatacacacacaagataacatatgcactataaaCACACGTACAAGTGGGttttgtgttatagatatgtggAAGTAGAGTAggtgcctgagggcacacacataATGTGTTTGTGAAATCTAttttgaatgtattgtaatgtttttgaagttgtataacctgtttgggctggaggggcgaattggaaaaactgaaaatatgcgcaaattttcaaacggccttttaatcaatttctgctcttacaatatgcatattgttaatagtattggatagaaaaagaATATTGGGGGACACATCCCCCCAATATTCAATATATGCTCAAATGTCCCCAATtattgatataaaatatataaataaataaaacatttgctatGCTACGACAGGCAACCACGCACCGCGTCCGAAATAATCGTAGAAAATTGTCATTATCATAAATAAATTTAACAAATTGGACATTATTATTACTACCGGTCCTAGTATTACGGTTTACTGTAGTTCTGGCATGTGGTTTGTCCAAGTGGTTGTTGCGTACCCCAGCATAAAGCTGTTTGCTTGAACTACTGTGGGTAGGTACATCATGTCAAGCCACTGTACTGTCTCTCTATTTAAaactttcaaatgtattaaaagtggAAAACTAGAATGTAATATGACTGTCGATTGTGATAGTTTTAATGTCAATGTCAGTACGTCAATACGTAATTTTGCGCTGGAACGGTAATTGtggaaataaataatattttgctaTAAAGTGTCAGTAATTAACTATAACAATGCATAGATTTTCTGTGAATATGATTATGGTTATGGTTGAACTTATTAATCTCTGATCTCTGCCAGTACATACAATGAAAGAAGAaaggtaaaaaatttaaaaagagCAATGTAATACAATACACTTTAGAccttatctgtaaaaaaaaaattattaataaaAAGTTCATTCCATGTGttagtgatttttattttattttagaatggCAGAAATTAGTTTTCAACAATGTATAAATTTTTCTGGGGGAGCCTCAGACCTCCCGGCAGATTCGGTCCCCCCAATGTTGACTCCATGGCTACGGCCTTGttccaatacctttctgatgctTTCAGGCACTAAACCTTACGTTTTTCAGATATACATTTTGCCAACCTGAATTTTACAAATCTCTGTGTTTGTTACTGTTTATTGAGATATAGGCGGAAAGTACAATTCAAAGtttcaattctttttttttttttacatattctgCTTATCCCTCGAGGTGTACTAACATAGAGAAAAAATTGCTTGCTAGTCCATGAGTTTTCTGGTAccttatcacaatcacaccatgagtggttaatcatgaacATACACACCACCTTCTTCCGGGGgattctttattcctgtctgagcGATGTACTGAAAACCcgctggctgtatggatggggacagtattcggagagagccatgatttcTTGAAACCGGGTATTTTCAGTAACCGTTTGTCTCTCTGGGAGGAGATATTCCGCCTGACTCGTTGACTCTGTTGTTCAGAGAcagaacattagcaagtaatatacttcaaagtggtggatggtgtgcctGCCTCCTGAGCTGGACCCTCCGAGCTCCACCTCGACAACTCTTGCTCCCGCCAGTCGGCGTCTTGGACGCAGttggatcttttttttttacttactcCGCACAACGTCTGGCTTTAGCGAGCCTTGAGCCAGAGGCTCGCCATGCTCTGCTGGCGCCATCCTATGATACTCTCTTCATCTGACATGTGTGCTCTaaccaacagcttgcagatacagtgctggTAGCCTCTGTAAGCTGGAAAGTCTAACATGATGAGatattatggataagagtgagAGTATTTTGTGTACAAACGGCATAATTCATCGATCATCCATGTCACCAGAAAAGACttatcatcatttatttaattctGTAGCTCACTTCACTTAACACTGCATTGGTTTCCGAGTCATAGTAGGGAGGATCACACCACAATATCTTACAATGACACCCAATTTTGCTTTGATATGATGGTCATTAAATCTATATTGTCACATTTAATCATTCCACAAGCCAATTTCTCGCATAATTTATCTTTACCCACCCGAGGAATGAAAGGTCACACCTGTCTCCGTTCACGCTTCATCTTCATTAACCCGATCTACTTCTCATGCACCTTCTTCTCGTTTTCACGTGCAACACTGCAGTTTAGACCTGACCCAACTATCTGAATTACACTACGacactactgaccacaaaactactgaacGAACAACTAATGACCACAATTCTCCATTAACTACTGCAGACACTGCTATAACTTTTTTTAAAACCATACATACTTTAAAGGATGCTAGCAAATACACCACATTTTCTCcaggaaatgtacttttcagTAATCACTGTTAGCCTAAGAGTAAATTTAGGCCTTTAGACAAGGAGAAGAAGCAAAGggaggagaacgggaaaaacgctggttgctTGGAACACACAAGATGACTGACATcaccagagagacaggaaacaaggGATATATCTAGGGAAACCAgccaacacctggaggggggtggagacaatacaaggacaggtgaaacagatcaagggtGTGACACAACAAGTTAGACAAAACAGAAACTCAgcgaaaaagaaacgtcccttttcaggaccctgtcattcaaagataatttgtaaaaatccaaataactcacagctcttcattgttttgccatgcttgttcaatgaaccataaacattaatgaacatgcacctgtggaacggtcattaatacactaacagcttacagacggtaggcaattaagtcacagttatgaaaacttaggacactaaagaagcctttctactgactctgaaaaacaccaaacgaAAGATCCCAGGGTCCTGctatctgtgtgaacgtgccttaggcatgctgcaaggaggcatgaggactgcagatgtggcagggcaatACATTGCGATGTCCGTAATGTGAGCtgcttaagacagcgctacagggagacaggacggacagctgatcatcctcgcagtggcaaaccacgtgtaacaacacctgcacaggaataggtacatccgaacatcacacctgcggacaggtaaaggatggcaacaacaatgccgagttacacaaggaacacacaatccctccagtgtctcagactgtccgcaataggctgagagagtggactgagggcttgtaaggcaggtcctcaccagactcaccggcaacaacatacctatgggcacaaacccaccatcgctggaccagacaggactggcaaaaagtgccctTCGCTGACAAgtcgctgttttgtctcaccagggtgatggtctgattcacgtttatcgtagaaggaatgagcgttacaccaaggcctgtactctggagcaggatcgatttggtgGTGGGGTTCCGTcattgtctggggcggtgtgtcacagcatcatcggactgagcttgttgtcattacaggcaatctcaacgctgtgcattacagggaagacatcctcctccctcatgtggtacccttcctgcaggctcatcctgacatgaccctccagcatgacaatgccaccagccatactgctcattctgtgcatgatttcctgcaagacaagaatgtcagtgttctgctatggcagcgaagagcccggatctcaatccattgagcatgtctgttgacctgttgaatcggagggtgagggcggATGTCCGGAAActggcaggtgccttggtggaagagtggagtaacatctcatcAGCAAaactagcaaatctggtgcagtccatgaggaggagatgcactgtagtcATGTCATGTCATAAGATAGCAGATTCATTACTGACAACCAACAGCTGCAAATTCCAATTAAACTACATCACGTTTTGAAGTTCACTTTCCTTGCTTTGTCTAACAACACTATCATGAATCTAGCAAATAAGTTTTGTGGGTCACACAATTGCTGACCACATCTAGTGAACACaaccacataactactgaccacagccacACACTGCTGACCAAAACCACAtcacttctgaccacaaccacacaaattatgaccacacaactactgaccactcaAATGCTGACCACAACTGCCGTCCACAACCATACCACTTCAGACCAAAaccacacaattactgaccacaacaacacaagttTTGACCACATAAGTACTGACCACTCAACTgctgaccacaattactgaccacaatcacacaaTGTCTGATCATAACTCAGCAACTACTGACCAGaaacacacaacttctgaccacatctAGTGACAACAACAAAAGAGTGCAGGCAACCACTCAACTTTTTACcacacaacaactgaccacaaccacacaacttctgaccacacaactactgaccaatcatgtactgaccacaacaactgaccacaaccMYAGAACGTCTGACTaaaaccacacaacttctgaccacacaactactgaccactcaACTGCTGtccacaactactgactacaaccaTTCAACTTAATTCTAcaaacacacaactactgactacaaccacATAACGTCTGCtcacatctagtgaccacaaccacacaacgcagacaacaaccacacaccttTTTACCACAAAACTACTTACCCTATCTAttaacaaccacacaacttctgacctcAACCAAACAAGTGCTTACCACAATTACTGACaaaaaccacacaactactgaccacaaccaaacaacttctgaccacacaactactgaccatgcttatactgaccacaacaactgaTCACAACCAttcaacttctgaccacaaccacacaacttctgaccacacaagTATGACCActcaactgctgaccacaaccagacaacttctgaccacacaatTATGCTACTTATCAGCTCAAGATTAAAGTTAGATTCACTGTACATTTACATATTCAAACATTTCTTACAGTACAGTATTCCTAATTGCAAACTTTTCCAATGTTCTCTAGTTCAGTTGTACTATTAACTTACCATACGTATCCATCTTTGCACGCGTGACAGATCATTTTCTGCTGGTGGCCACAGATTGAACACCTTACAGATTTCTTGAGCAGGCCGTTCTTCTGGAGGTATTTGATAaccttctttttgtttttctgatGTTACTTGCCAACAATATATCACTTAGCACACAAGCCATGCNCTGGATAAACTCTGTACAggttattgtactgtactgttcctGTACATGGTGACAGGTTTCTCCACTACAATTCAGGGATGGATATTGTTGCAGCGTAGCTACAGCCACAAGGTCCATGTCCTTCACTGTTAAGTCCTGCTGCGTTCTCAGATGGTTTTGTTGACAGAGCTGTTAGCTGACAGGGTGGGTTTCACACAGCRGAGTACTACAACAACCTTCCCTTGTAACCAGCTACATCCTCTTGTCCTGAGCTACAGTACATAGGATGCATACCAAATGgatccctatttcctatatagtgcactacttttgaccagagctctatgggccgtgtttaaagtagtgcactataaagggaatagggagccatttgaMAGTCAGACAATGTGGTACACACACAGGACCTTAAGGAATACAGAGTAGGGAAAGCAGACAGCGGTCCCACTCCACCCAGCCTGGAWCTGCTACAGTGATTTTATGCCTCTGGTCCATAGCACATGGAAACCCATTGGACATGCACAAAAAGAGGGGAAACCGCTCAAACACATGAAACAGCTTCCCTCCSCTCAGAGCCTGCAATAGCCATTAGAGGAATAAGCCATTTATAGAATCACACAATGAGAGGAGATGTgggtctactctactgtactgRTCTGTACTGTTCTGACAATACCTTTCAGCCAGCATTAACTTAGACCCAAGTCTGAACAGAATGCAGGCAATTCACTGAGCCAAACATTCTTCTGGATGCTGAAACTATGGAGTGTCTCCTCCCAACTAAACAAAGAACAGTTACATGAAGTGGAGGGTCCTCCAGCCTAAATACAGGCAATAAACTGTGTCCCATGAACcccacagtctctctcttctctctctgtctctctctgtccctctctctcgctctccatctctccctttctgtctctctctttctctctttctctctgggagGGAGGACTAATTGTGGGAAACAGCATTAGTCCTGGCTGCCATGCTGCCTTTGTATCTCTGTTCTTTACTGCCCAGATCAGTCACTCAATATAGCGCTgctgtccttgtctgttcctaAGGCTAGAACTGAGATGGGGAAAAATCATTTTCCCATAATGCCCCTTCATCCTGGAACATGCTTCAGAAGATTTTAAAGTTAGGGGAGTTAGTTCTTTGCCTGTTTTTAAGACTCTGATCGACAACACTGTTTGTGATAACTGCAGGTGTTTCTAATCTTCAGTTGTATCTTTAACTTGTGACACtttgtcttttgtgtgtattctgtatttttctgtaatattttatggACATGCTGCTATTTCCCTGTTTTGCCTTCTTGCCAGGTCGCCCTCACTAAAGGGTTTTTTAACTTCAATGGGtttaacctggttaaataaaggttaaataaataaaaaatgtgtgatAGCAGCAGTAAATCAGACAAGAACAACATGGGGACCACCTGTCCTGGTCATTcccagaacacacaacacaaacctgaCCCGTCTGTTAACAAGTTACAGGCTATTAGCACCGTTGCCTCTAATAACAAAATGTTCGCAGTGTTGCTgacaaaacattatataaagtattACTTTCTGTTGACTAGCTAATAGCTACTACCTTTAAAAAGAAATCAAACAGTCTGACAGTAACTCAACAGCATTACAATGGAAGCACACTGAACGCCATGCTAAATGACTCTCCAAACATATTCACTACTCACCAGCGTCACTTTGCTAGAGTTCCATATCATCAATGCTCAGAATAAGTCTGGAAAACTGTATTGTGAGGGACCTGAATCAAAACCATTCCTTCACAGCCAACTACATCACTCCACATGTTCTCAAGGCAGACCTCAATAGGACATATCCAGTCAACTGAGTCACGGAGAGAAGGAGATAAGGAAGGAAAAGCCCTGACTGTTACCTTACAACAGTGGGAGTTGAGCTGCCTCGTGTGCTGCTAGAGGAACAGGAGACCATATCCACTAGATAATCCATTAGGGGAGAGACGTCCAGTACGCATGACACAAGTGTcccaagaccagacagacaaccagGCAGAGAGTCctagagaccagacagacaaccagCAGAGAGTCccagagaccagacagacgaCCAGGCAGAGTCccagagaccagacagacgaCCAGGCAGAGAGTCCAGAGACCGACAGACAACCAGGCAGAGAGTcccagagaccagacagacaaccagGCAGAGtccagagaccagacagacaaccgCAGAGAGTcccagagaccagacagacaaccagGCAGAGAGTcccagagaccagacagacaaccagGCAGAGTCCCAGAAACCAGACAGACAACCAGGCAGAGAGTcccagagaccagacagacaaccagGCAGAGTCCCAGAAACCAGACAGACAACCAGGCAGAGAGTcccagagaccagacagacaaccagGCAGAGTCCCAGAAACAAGGGTCTATTAGAACTGGAACAGCACTCAGTCAATAAACTGTCTTCACAAGAGAACAGAATGGGGACTAGCCCTCTGTCTGTTCAGTCCAGATCAGCTGCCTCTCCTCATGCCTTCCTTCTTACTCTACTGGCCTACTCAGGCAGCGGGTTGCACTTGGCATCTGTCCAATAAATGCGCAGGCAGGCGGGTGGTTGGCTTGTTAAAGGTTGACACTGAACTGAAGCCCTCCACTGTGGAGCCGAGATAGAGGCTGGAGAAGATGTCTCGGTGACGGTGAACTGAATCCCTCCACTGTGTAGCTGAGATAGAGGCTGGAGAAGATGTCTCGGTGACGGTGAACTGAAGCCCTCCACTGTGGAGCTGAGATAGAGGCTGGAGAGGTTTGTCTCGGTGACGGTGAGGTTAAAGCAGCGCTAGTGCCAAGCCTGCCGATCTGGCAAGACGTGGTCaagcagccagacagacacagtcTCTCAGGTCAGCTCAGTGCAGAGCAGATAGAAAggctcagatcagaggcagagggTTGGTTAGGACAGCCCCCTTTTCCATGGGACTTAATAAGACCGTCCCTCAGAGTTCTCCTCTCACAGTGAGACTAGCTGGAGTCATATCTGCAGGACAATACCACAGAGCTGTCTTTACAACTGACTTTACAACTGATTTTACAACTTTACAACTGACTTTACAACTTTACAACTGACTTTACAAATGACTTCCAAGCAGCAGCTAAATACAGTACAGTGGTACCATGTAAGGTATGACAGTGGTACCATGTAAGGGTATATGACAGTGGTACCGTAGAGGGTATATGACAGTGGTACCGTGTAAGGGTATATGACAGTGGTACCGTGTAAGGTATATGACAGTGGTGGTACCATGTAAGGGTATATGACAGTGGTACCGTGTAAGGGTATATGACATGGTACCGTGTAAGGGTATATGACAGCGGTACCGTGTAAGGGTATATGACAGCGACGAGTAGTACCGTGTAAGGGTATTGACAGCGGTACCGTGTAAGGGTATATGACAGCGGTACCGTGTAAGGGTATATGACAGTGGTACCGTGTAAGGGTATATGACAGCGGTACCGTGTAAGGTATATGACCGCGGTACCGTGTAAGGTATATGACACGGTACCGTGTAaggtatatacagtacctgtaaGGGTATATGACATAGTGGTACGTGAAGGGTATATGACAGCGGTACCGTGTAAGGGTATATGACAGCGGTACCGTGTAGGTATATGCAGTGGTACCATGTAAGCTGGCATGTTGGAGAAAGATCCTGCCTTAGTATTCTTGTgttgcgcacgcgcacacacgcacacgcacacacacacacacccctttctGGCAGCTGTGCTCCCTAATTTATATGATGACATAAAACAAGTCTCAACCAATGAACCCCACATCAAATGCCTTTTATGGCCTGGCTTTTCATTTTAATAGTATTAAGAGTGTAAATATTGACATGGTTTCCAGGACACAGCCACTTCCATGCTGCTGGAGCACCAGAACATGACCGATGTGGTGGGACTCAGAAAGACAAGTAGAAAGTGGAGGTGTGACTCATGCTGAGTTTTAAACAGGATAATAAAAGCACAGCACTCTTATTTTCCGACATGTCTTCTCTGTGTAAACCAAGGGCACTGTGATGGGAGACAGCATGGCAGGCAGCAGCACAGCTCACACAGATGCAGCATCTACAGGTCTGTTCTATAGCAGTCACTGATGGAAAGGAGCAGATCCCTACGTCATGAAGTGAAGTTAAAACTACTTCACCATGGCCCCAGGGTATCTTACCTGGACATCCAAATGCCTAGCAACACAAGCGTGAGCATGCATGGAAATGACGCTGACACTTCATTCTCACGAAAACCCTACCCTGTCAATGAAGGGAAAATGTCCAGCATTGCATCAGAGGGGAATTCAAAGGCAGTTACCAGGTGTGTCTAGACTTCTTGTAGATACCTGAAGGCTTTCCTCACCAGTATTACATACTGACTTACCTGAAGGTGCTTTCCTCACCAGTATTACATACTGACCTTTACCTGAAGGTGCTTTCCTCACCAGTATTACATACTGACCTTTACCTGAAGGTGCTTTCCTCACCAGTATTACATACTGACCTTTACCTGAAGGTGCTTTCCTCACCAGTATTACATACTGACCTTTACCTGAAGGTGCTTTCCTCACCAGTATTACATACTGACCTTTACCTGAAGGTGCTTTCCTCACCAGTATTACATACTGACCTTTACCTGAAGGTGCTTCCTCACCAGTATTACATACTGACCTTTACCTGAAGGTGCTTTCCTCACCAGTATTACATACTGACCTTTACCTGAAGGTGCTTTCCTCACCAGTATTACATACTGACCTTTACCTGAAGGTGCTTTCCTCACCAGTATTACATACGGACCTTTACCTGAAGGTGCTTTCCTCACCAGTATTACATACTGACCTTTACCTGAAGGTGCTTTCCTCACCAGTATTACATACGACCTTTACCTGAAGGTGCTTTCCTCACCAGTATTACATACGACCTTTACCTGAAGGTGCTTTCCTCAACAGTTATACATACTGACCTTTACCTGAAGGTGCTTTCCTCACCAGTATTACATACAGACCTTTACCTGAAGGTGCTTTCCTCACCAGTATTACATACTGACCTTTACCTGAAGGTGCTTTCCTCACCAGTATTACATACTGACCTTTACCTGAAGGTGCTTCCTCACCAGTATTACATACGGACCTTTACCTGAAGGTGCTTTCCTCACCAGTATTACATACTGACCTTTACCTGAAGGTGCTTTCCTCACCAGTATTATACTGACCTTTACCTGAAGGTGCTTTCCTCACCAGTATTACATACTGACCTTTACCTGAAGGTGCTTTCCTCACCAGTATTACATACTGACCTTTACCTGAAGGTGCTTTCCTCACCAGTATTACATACTGACCTTTACCTGAAGGTGCTTTCCTCACCAGTATTACATACGACCTTTACCTGAAGGTGCTTTCCTCACCAGTATTACATACTGACCTTTACCTGAAGGTGCTTTCCTCACCAGTATTACATACTGACCTTTACCTGAAGGTGCTTTCCTCACCAGTATTACATACTGACCTTTACCTGAAGGTGCTTTCCTCACCAGTATTACATACTGACCTTTACCTGAAGGTGCTTTCCTCACCAGTATTACATACTGACCTTTACCTTAAGGTGCTTTCCTCACCAGTATTACATACGACCTTTACCTGAAGGTGCTTTCCTCACCAGTATTACATAACTGACCCTTTACCTGAAGGTGCTTTCCTCACCAGTATTACATACTGACCTTTACCTGAAGGTGCTTTCCTCACCAGTATTACATACGGACCTTTCTGCAACTGCTACATTCATTGTTGTACATTTAAATAAATMATATATCCccattgattgttgaagaatagAACTTCTGAAC from Salvelinus sp. IW2-2015 unplaced genomic scaffold, ASM291031v2 Un_scaffold7799, whole genome shotgun sequence encodes the following:
- the LOC139027159 gene encoding octapeptide-repeat protein T2-like translates to MTQVSQDQTDNQAESPRDQTDNQQRVPETRQTTRQSPRDQTDDQAESPETDRQPGRESQRPDRQPGRVQRPDRQPQRVPETRQTTRQRVPETRQTTRQSPRNQTDNQAESPRDQTDNQAESQKPDRQPGRESQRPDRQPGRVPETRVY